The proteins below are encoded in one region of Epinephelus lanceolatus isolate andai-2023 chromosome 7, ASM4190304v1, whole genome shotgun sequence:
- the LOC144463795 gene encoding gastrotropin-like, protein MAFAGKYELESQDNYEEFLEAIGLLNAKTDHKVVTEVVQDGNNFTWTQTIPNWSWSNKFTVGQDCELTTMKGAKFNAPVTMEGGKISVPFPQYNFTAEIIEDKLVMICRTPGEKGVTFKRVSKRI, encoded by the exons ATGGCTTTCGCAGGGAAATACGAGCTGGAGAGTCAAGACAACTATGAGGAGTTTCTGGAAGCaattg GGCTCCTCAACGCCAAGACAGACCACAAAGTGGTAACGGAGGTGGTTCAGGATGGGAACAACTTCACCTGGACACAAACTATTCCCAACTGGTCCTGGTCCAATAAGTTCACCGTTGGTCAGGATTGTGAGCTGACAACGATGAAGGGGGCCAAATTCAAT GCTCCTGTCACTATGGAGGGCGGCAAGATTTCAGTACCGTTTCCTCAGTAcaacttcacagcagagatCATTGAGGATAAGCTGGTGATG ATCTGCAGAACTCCAGGAGAGAAGGGTGTGACTTTTAAAAGAGTTAGCAAGAGGATCTGA